The following proteins come from a genomic window of Daphnia carinata strain CSIRO-1 chromosome 6, CSIRO_AGI_Dcar_HiC_V3, whole genome shotgun sequence:
- the LOC130690027 gene encoding neurofilament heavy polypeptide-like, with translation MALGTASNSLDKNFWKEISSNLSSAVKVVHEKLHLCIPPYYLNDLGKSVASVIDCRLIRYEPDLGGILAGYGNLAIRESKAQTLFNLSDIHVDVVGNFYIFNPEVNQELVGIVNRISVDHIGCLVHGLFNISLPKPFNIASESWLGKPAKLLDKVKFSITKVDLYSIVPYIEGKIVELIPQAELSSESRQRTNSDSGVEFASEESTNIALSPEESMEQKRSKLSLSHRKNEAKLSLTSNLNSVPTQNETCEITDQFSEQDKKRKRKISEGSVMKETPKNKKAKLFGGGFTETKNEDTAPVESLTTNLFKKFSKKLEQSSTPSRTPKKAQEISILNETSTDAELVESDEVLDSVESGDPVAKELQVTKSSPKKKTGKNILEGIEEQAKSPKKNKLQQNSEAEFEMTIDSEEERKISFRTPTSTKKSKSRLEKKKEGGSKLSDIETPGKPLKQPSSLKKSKEVKKVNGTATPSKSSKKKSIALEQEGEEEDNESIIQELLGLSLPIASPQSTPVSKKKQTPSAKSAKLAESAKKLKALEKKLDSTPKSVQAQGPETASPMKNLKESSLSKKMLKTPASEAKQTPSVEKTKSVPSPRTPKANGSSKNLVKTASPEKILVAWLPEKEVKAEQTKKRAKLRPNKEKSLKSDASSGDEFDQEQAILKILQLVQPEEKPDKTKTKRKSVNS, from the exons ATGGCGCTCGGTACTGCTTCAAATTCTctggataaaaatttttggaaagaaatttCGTCTAATTTATCGTCAGCAGTAAAAGTTGTCCATGAAAAATTACATCTTTGTATTCCACCATATTACCTGAATGATCTAGGCAAAAGTGTAGCTTCTGTTATAGATTGTAGATTGATTCGCTACGAACCAGA CCTCGGTGGGATTTTGGCTGGCTACGGAAACCTCGCTATTCGAGAATCTAAAGCCCAAACACTCTTCAACTTGAGTGACATTCATGTTGATGTAGTAGGaaatttctacatttttaaTCCTGAAGTTAACCAGGAGCTAGTTG GGATAGTGAACAGGATAAGCGTCGATCATATTGGTTGTCTTGTCCATGGTCTTTTTAATATTAGTCTTCCAAAACCGTTTAACATAGCATCTGAAAGTTGGTTGGGAAAACCTGCTAAATTGCTAGACAAAGTCAAATTTAGCATTACGAAAGTTGATCTGTATAGTATTGTTCCTTACATTGAAGGAAAAATTGTTGAATTAAT ACCACAGGCTGAACTGAGTTCTGAATCAAGGCAAAGAACAAACAGCGATAGTGGAGTTGAATTTGCAAGTGAAGAATCTACAAATATAGCTTTAAGCCCAGAAGAAAGTATGGAGCAGAAGAGATCTAAACTATCACTGTCTCACCGGAAAAATGAAGCAAAGCTTTCTCTTACATCAAACCTGAACAGTGTCCCAACACAAAATGAGACTTGTGAAATTACAGACCAATTTAGTGAAcaagacaagaaaagaaaaaggaaaatttctgAAGGTTCAGTCATGAAAGAAactcctaaaaataaaaaagctaaACTGTTTGGAGGTGGATTCACCGAAACCAAAAATGAAGATACTGCTCCAGTAGAAAGTTTAACAACCAATCTATTtaagaaattttcaaaaaaactggaacaatCATCAACACCGTCTCGCACACCGAAGAAAGCACAGGAAATCAGTATACTCAATGAAACTTCCACCGACGCAGAATTAGTCGAATCTGATGAGGTGCTGGATTCTGTAGAATCAGGAGACCCAGTAGCGAAAGAACTTCAAGTAACCAAAAGcagtccgaaaaagaaaacaggaaaaaatattttagaagGAATCGAAGAGCAGGCAAAatcacccaaaaaaaataagttacAGCAAAATTCAGAAGCTGAATTTGAAATGACGATCGATTCTGAGGAGGAAAGAAAGATTTCCTTCAGAACGCCTACATCAACGAAAAAATCTAAATCGcgtttggaaaagaaaaaagaaggaggttCAAAATTAAGCGATATAGAAACACCGGGAAAACCTTTGAAACAACCGTCTTCTCTTAAGAAGTCAAAGGAGGTGAAAAAAGTGAATGGCACAGCAACCCCCAGCAaatcttcaaaaaagaagagtatTGCACTTGAACAGGAgggtgaagaagaagacaatgaATCGATCATCCAAGAGCTGTTAGGACTTAGTCTACCTATCGCCTCTCCACAGTCTACTCCTGtatcaaaaaagaaacaaactccTTCGGCCAAATCAGCAAAGTTGGCTGAGTCGGCGAAGAAGTTAAAAGCATTAGAAAAGAAGTTAGATTCAACGCCAAAGTCTGTTCAAGCTCAGGGTCCTGAAACTGCCTCCCCAATGAAAAACCTGAAAGAATCGTCATTGTCGAAGAAAATGCTAAAAACTCCGGCGTCAGAAGCCAAGCAAACTCCatcagttgaaaaaacaaaaagtgttCCATCACCACGAACTCCAAAAGCTAACGGTTCATCCAAAAATCTCGTAAAGACCGCTTCCCCAGAAAAAATATTGGTAGCTTGGTTGCCGGAGAAAGAAGTAAAAGCTGagcaaacgaagaaaagagcCAAGTTAAGACCAAATAAGGAAAAGTCGTTGAAATCTGATGCTAGCTCCGGCGATGAATTTGATCAAGAACAAGCTATTCTCAAGATTTTGCAGTTAGTGCAACCAGAAGAAAAGCCCGATAAAACCAAGACTAAAAGGAAGTCAGTTAATTCTTAA
- the LOC130689463 gene encoding uncharacterized protein LOC130689463, with translation MQKIIFLLLSFSVAFSLSNPVAERAQTLNVGDVIALFDADEPDQPAVLFVQQATTGETPVLRTLTPEESKDEDKVAGKDCEGCDGESETQERSFLFKKLFLSHFVRPVTVAAAPPVRPRPVAPPSAFLIGTVYQPTSFVAAPVKTTGSVAGVVSIGGQTTMQLAQPSTGLLSSTVSQMSPGAGISGQQLMQGLFPGGQSAMQVIQAPTTLPTTGAGVLGSGLAMQQSLQGPFIGGQQAVQAVAPPTGFSAFSAGQAGGMSALQQLQGPQLSALQQLQVPPLAAGTRPAALQVPTGTQQVASPPSGLFPNAAGQGNIGINVQQSSMPHSGHGPTPNSVATINISNAEIPEAETDDSPVTPEEISCSNC, from the exons ATGCAAAAGATCATCTTCTTGCTGCTTTCGT TCTCAGTTGCGTTTTCTCTGTCGAACCCTGTTGCGGAGCGTGCACAGACTCTTAATGTAGGAGATGTGATCGCTTTGTTTGATGCAGACGAGCCAGATCAACCCGCAGTTTTGTTTGTGCAACAGGCAACGACAGGTGAGACCCCTGTATTAAGAACCCTTACTCCCGAAGAATCGAAAGATGAGGACAAAGTGGCAGGAAAAGATTGCGAGGGCTGTGATGGCGAAAGTGAAACGCAAGAGAGATCATTCCTTTTCAAAAAGTTATTCCTGTCGCATTTTGTACGCCCGGTTACCGTTGCCGCAGCACCTCCCGTCCGGCCACGACCAGTTGCACCCCCTTCGGCTTTCCTCATTGGAACTGTCTATCAACCAACATCCTTTGTTGCGGCACCAGTCAAAACTACGGGATCTGTCGCTGGTG tcGTATCTATTGGCGGGCAAACAACTATGCAACTTGCCCAACCTTCCACGGGTCTTTTGTCTAGCACTGTTAGCCAAATGAGTCCAGGTGCTGGCATTTCTGGACAACAGTTGATGCAAGGATTATTCCCGGGCGGACAATCGGCTATGCAAGTAATCCAAGCTCCTACGACATTGCCTACAACTGGTGCGGGTGTTCTAGGCTCTGGCTTGGCCATGCAACAATCGCTACAAGGGCCGTTCATCGGAGGACAACAGGCGGTACAAGCGGTAGCACCCCCGACAGGTTTCTCTGCCTTTTCGGCTGGCCAAGCCGGTGGCATGTCCGCACTACAGCAGCTCCAAGGACCACAGCTTTCCGCATTACAGCAGCTGCAAGTACCACCGTTAGCCGCTGGAACACGACCAGCCGCACTTCAAGTTCCAACAGGCACACAACAAGTGGCCAGTCCTCCCTCTGGTCTATTTCCAAACGCAGCTGGACAGGGCAATATCGGAATTAACGTTCAACAAAGTAGTATGCCACATTCTGGCCATGGTCCTACCCCTAACTCTGTCGCCACCATCAACATATCAAATGCTGAAATACCTGAAGCTGAAACAGATGATTCGCCAGTAACACCGGAGGAAATCTCCTGTTCCAATTGTTGA